From the genome of Symphalangus syndactylus isolate Jambi chromosome 5, NHGRI_mSymSyn1-v2.1_pri, whole genome shotgun sequence, one region includes:
- the DPPA3 gene encoding developmental pluripotency-associated protein 3: MDPSQKFNPTYIPESPQMLTEENSRDDSGASQICPEALIKNLSNLTINASSESASPVQEALLRRQAAKAAVLKEMADELFYEGRGIRTLLSVQREKLARLRYILLGRVRTHERIPTNNGLKGVKKEPRPFKCPCSFCVSNGWDPSENAKIGDHDTKPLQP, translated from the exons ATGGACCCATCACAGAAGTTTAATCCAACCTACATCCCAGAGTCTCCACAAATGCTCACCGAAGAAAATTCCCGGGACGATTCAG GGGCCTCTCAAATCTGCCCTGAGGCGTTGATAAAGAACCTTAGTAACTTGACTATCAACGCTAGTAGCGAATCTGCTTCTCCTGTACAGGAAGCTTTACTCCGTCGACAGGCTGCAAAAGCAGCAGTCCTCAAGGAAATGGCAGATGAGTTGTTTTACGAGGGGAGAGGAATAAGAACATTGCTGTCTGTGCAGAGAGAAAAGTTGGCAAGATTGAGATACATATTACTCGGCAGAGTTCGTACG CATGAAAGAATACCAACAAACAATGGGCTTAAGGGAGTTAAG aaggaACCAAGACCATTCAAATGTCCCTGCAGTTTCTGCGTGTCTAATGGATGGGATCCTTCTGAGAATGCTAAAATAGGGGATCATGACACCAAGCCACTTCAGCCATAA